TGGATGTGCATGCAGTTGTGGCAAAGGCACAATTACCATAAACAGTCATGCAATGTTAATTGCAGCACTTTGATTATTTATGTGAATGAACAAGCAACAGACCAAAAGAAACCAAGAaacaaaaacctaaaaaaaatgcgatataataataaaaacagcacaatCCTCAGCGGGTTTCCCATTGATTTCGGAAATCAAAAAGGCTCTGAGTAAGCTTCTGGGGGACTGCCTGCATGGGCAGGGTGTACAGCAGCCAACTTTCATGCAGCTCTGTGTTATGCAGCTGAGATTTGGATCATCTCCGCACGCCTTGGTAGAGGAGAGATGGTTTTTGGTGAGCTCCACATCATCATTACAACAAGTCCAGCTGTCTTTCAGGGTGCTCTGAGCCAGCCCCCCCCACTCGCCCTTCTGCATTAACGAAGGACACAGTTCCATTGCGGGGACCTTAAGAAAACATCAGGTTAGAGGTCAGTTGCAGAGCAGCCGGTGCACGTGTGAAATAAACACTATTTTCGGGTCCCTGAGACGGTCAGGACTTCAGTCGGCGTGGTGAAATTCAACGGGCAACCCACTGTTTCACAAAGGACACCACAtccaaccccacacacacacacaacaaaatcacGTACAGTACACAGTCACACAGGGCCCACAGCACATACGCCCGACTGGCAGGCAGCGCAACAGTACACTCACAGGTTAGGAAGACACATGGGAGCGCGGGCGGGGTCGACGCCATCCGTCAGAAGGAGCATATAGGAGAAGAGTAGGGGGAGGGAGGCGTGAGATTCCAAAAAGGATCGGTCCTGCTCTCACCAAAGAAACCAAACCTACCCTCAGAGCTcagattgttaaaaaaaagaaagagaaaaagacaacTTCTAATGGAGTTTCGGTGTAGTTAATGTTACTTTAGGTGCTTAACCAGCAGTTAACTAGCGCCATGCATTTGGCTGCTTCTGTGCTGAAGTGCTGTAGGGTTTCAAAGGGATTTCAAATAAATTCCATGCAGCCAAGCTCATCCTgcctgctgcagtggaaagcCCGGGGACGACCAGAAAGTGGGTTCTCAACAGGGTGGGGGGTGGCTGCGCTATAGCCGGGTGGTCTCGTCCAGTACCTACCAGGTAGACCTGGCTGTGGACGCACGGGCGGCGCCGCGCGAGTAGGGGGTGGACTGGGCTCGCACGGACTGTGTTGCTGCTTCAAGAACGGACTGTCCAAGCGGCCTGGTGGACAGCAGACAGGGCCCAGAGCAGGACatgtacatcacacacacacacacatgcacatcacacacacacacacacacacacacaaaaaggacgacgaaaaaaaattgatgcatGAAGAAAAGGTGGAGACGGAAAAAGGACAGAGACGAGAACACAGAGTGAGCGAAGGGAAGAATGAATATGTAGGAGCCCCTCGAGTGATGAGAAGAGGTTTTGGTTGCGAGGGGTGATTGTGACGGTTCATTATCACAGCAGAGGGGGTTAATTGGCGGCATCCAATGGGGCGATATCAGAGGGAGAAGtggaacaaaagcaaaaaaaaatggaagaaaatgtttttaaatggagagagacagagggacagagagataAAAGTGGTTAGCATAGCAACGACAGAATCCTGTGAACAGATCCAGTATGTCTGTCTGCTGCTTCGTCGATGGATTATCTTTTGGGGCTCTGATCACATGATGTTAAAAGTATCTCAGTCCGGGCTTAGGAAGTAGGGTTTGAGCCGGTGGACATTTAATGGTCCCCTCACATTCCGCCTGCGGGCCCTTACCGGCTCGGTGTGGAGGGCCTGGAGAGTTGTCTGATTTGCTGATGGACCCGGCCTTTTCCCTCAGCTTGAAGAACTCGCGCGGGTTCTCCGTCCGCTGGGCGATGATGGCGGCAGCTTCCTGTCGAGAATGAGAAGCAGGCATGACTTGATCTTCCCCTCGTCTTCCATCACAAGCCCAGTCCCTCGCGTTCTCTTCCGCTTCCAAAAATACACAATTCCCCCTCTCTCACACGCTGCCATCCTAAAAGTGTAACAACAGGAATCCTACTGACCCACATGCGGGGCCCTGGAGGAAAGCGGCCACGGTAACATCCGTTTGACCTACATCTGGGCCGCGTGGAAGCCTTCTGGCGTTGGTTTTTATATTAGACAGTAAAAGAGCCTGCGTGAACTCCTGATGCTGCTGATAAGGGACTGGACGGAGGCCACGGCAGGAAGAAGCGCCGCCATCTTAATAAGCGCCGATGCAAGCAGCGGTTCATGTGCCTCAACCCACCTCAACCTCCGACTCCTTCTTCTCCAGGGTGGGGTCGTCGTGGCTGGGCTCCGTCTGTTCGGTGGGGAGATGAAGAGGGATAGAACACGCtgtcaccagcagagggcagcaaaGAGCAGAGAAGATTCTGACAATGATGAGGTCAGGCTTGTGCTTTAGAGAGCAGGGTCAtccaatttcattttaattacaaatgtgTTGATATGTTTATTACAGACTGTTATTAAAGACAACAGACGCACATTTCTGAAATGCAGATCAAATTTGCTACGATCTGACTGCAGATTAGAAAACACACCCACCTTTAAAATCTGAGGCTGGCCCCGTGTCCTATCTTTggcttcctcttcttcctgcaTCTTCTTCCTgcgcagacacaaacacaaagagacaaaaatgtGGCCATCGAGGCTGAAAAGGAAATCTAGGATCAGACTGTCTCATTACCGTGTAATGACATGACTGGGGGGGCTTTAACCCTTCGGTAGAGTATTGTGCCTCATCATGAAACTGTTGCACACACCTACTATAAATGTTTTCCTCCTCAATATCTTGCCTGCTGATATTTTCATGGATTTGTAATCGCCCTCAGGCCAGAACAGCCTCTAAACTGTACACACCAGTCCTCATGAATTGTAATGTGCCGCTTAAGTAAGACTTAAGTACAGTTTCTCATGCTAGGAACAACTGAGAACAATGAAGACTGGAATGAATTAATGGGTGTCTCCttgcattatatttatttaatcaccATACACACAAAGGAGAACAGGTATTATCTCAGCCAGCATTGGCAGAATTCAGAAATACTGTTTTGAAACAAATGCCAAATAACTTATAACGGATATGTATGAaaagataaacaaaaaaagctaCCCTGGAAGTGATCAATTTTTTTTGGATCTAAGCATGTCAGAAAAAAGTAATTGCAGTTTTTTTCAGAAGTGATGCTGCAAAAAGAAACCGGAATGAAAGCGGAACCTGTAGCTTGCTcctaaaataaatgcaaatttgaATAGGAGAACCAAGAGAAGTTAACAAGTGAACCATCTTACATTGTATGGCTCGGCAGCATAGACACTGGCAACATTTGCTTTAATGCATACAGTCTGGACTAAAGTTGGGTTAGTTTctttaaatgcatgcaaaataaaCCCGGCTTGGTGATCTTAATGGTTGCTCGACTTAAAGGCTCGCTTGATCGAGCTCCAACATACCTGTGCTCCTCTATCTGCCTCTCCCTTTCGCGGTACCtcctctctctgtcctcctgcTCCTTGCGCTCCAGCTCCATCCGTTCCTCCTCAAAGCGTTGCCTCTCCTCCGCAgccttcctcttctcctcttccttccTCAGCTCCTCTTCACGCTTCGGAAGAAGGATAACAGGGTTCTGGTTTACATTCAACATTCTGGGAAAAATAAACCACCGCTCAGCTCTTAAGGAGGTCTCGATACCCCCTGCACAGTGCAAGTCAAAACcaatgaaatgctgtttcattCCTCATGATACCATTAAACCACTGCAGCTACAGTGCAAACACTCCTAGGTGAGATCTACTTTAGTCATAACCCTGTGCAACGTCACGCCTTTCCTCGGGttgaataaatggaaaaaaacgcTGAGCAGCAGAGCTTGGTGATGATGGATAACAGTCCATTTACATGCCACCAGTAAAGAGTGGTCCATCCTTTTCCCAGGACGGTGGGAAAAGGGACCAGCAGCGGCACCAAGCTAATGGTGATCTACTCCGACCACGAGAGTCCTTGTCCGAGGTCAACTTCCCTTACGTCAGCGAATGCCAGGCATCCAGTGTCTTGCATTACCTTGGCTTGTTCCCAGAATTCCTCTCTATTGATTTTCTTCATCTCGATCTCCGCATTCGTTTTCTGGTAGGTTGTGCCCTGTGGGCGAGAGGGACGGAGGGACAATTATAGCTTATGCAGTGCCAACTGTGGAGAGGACAAGAGGACACCTCAATTCATGCAAAGATGCAGTCATATTAATTCCAGTAAATCCTTCATTTAGTAAAACATTATAATGCTGCTAAATGCATACAGCTTACGGCAATATGTCTAAATTAAGGTACTTTAAATGAGAAAATCTCCACAAATCCACCATCCTGCTCTAACCACACACGCACTCCACTCCACTCACAACATGCTCTGATGTCACCTCGTCCCTGACGTGTAGGCGGCTGAGGACTGGGCTCGCCACAGGCACTGTTCCATTGGTCAGTCTTTGTCCAATGGCTGAAGGGTCAATGTCTTCCATGCTACTTGCATTGATGATGACACCCACTCCCTAGACGGAACATCACAGAAAGACGCAAGATCAATAAACAAAGTCATCTGAGCTGCATTCCTAGAATATCTGCATAGTGAGTAAGCATTCGAGTTAGAACTTGAAAATTTGAAAATATGAAAGAAATATATTGGGTAATCTACTCTGTTGATGGTTTCATGATTTGAATTATCTTTTTCTCAACACCCCCACTATTCACACAGCACCCAAGTGGTATAGCAGCGAATCAGGAAGTAGGTGGATTAGGAAGGATCATCCAACATGAATGTGAATTTAAGTCTCTGCAACTGCAGGCTGATGTATGGCACCATTACACCACTAGGGGCGCAAAAAGACACCAGAGACAGGAAACCCCATCCATAACTCTGACATGCAGGCTTCCACAAATCCATGCCACCTCCTTAAAGAGTGAAATTGCCTTACTGATCCCGGATCAGCATTTCTTAAAACACATCCAATTCACAAAATCTTGAGCCCATTATTTTCTGGTTCAGTGCAGCCTATGTTATTCAAAGCTTGACTGTTCAAAAGAcatctttgaaagtgaagtgattgtcattgtgaagcacagcacactgtgcacaacaaaatgtgtcctctgctattaacccattacccttggtgagcagtgggcagccatgacaggtgcccggggagcagtgtgtggggacggcaccatgctgagtggcacctcagtgtcaccttggcagctctggatttgaactggcaaccttccgattcctaacccgctaggccatcccTACCCCTGTCTTAATGCAATGTgctgataaaatatatatttcatcaACATATTACACCTGTACTTCCTGTTCCAGAAAAGGGCTTGGGTATTGTtaaaaaagttgtaaaaaaatgctgtttcgcTTAGTTTGTTCAATCTTCTCCTCTTGCTCTCTACACCTGgcttacctaaaaaaaaaaaacttaaaaaagaCACTACAATAAGTGCAATAAGATACTGCACAGTAAGCACGTAGCcaatttataatgtttttttgtaactttGTAACTATTTGAAATCATAAAATAATAACCCTACTTCACGTAAAATAGCTCAAGCTGGCGGCTCGTATTGTTCTCTTTCTCCcgcctacacacacatttaagctataaaaaaaaagacggcGAGCTGCTCCACTCACTACTACCACCCGACCAGCCCCACGCCTGGGCGAGTACGCCGTATGCAGCTCACCGCCGCCTCCCGCACACGTTTCGGACGGAAGTCACCGCCGCCCCCTTCTGCGCAGATCCGCTGCGAATTTTAATGGGCAGCGAGGGCGCTGGCGAGCCACGCCCGCGTTCTAAACTCTCGCAGGGGGTCAACTGTGAGGCTTTTTATCACACACTTCTTCTCCCTGCACTTCACATAGAGCAAACTGCCCACAGTCATTATCAGCAACGTTATTGGCAAAGCCTACGTTTGCACCGCAACACGAGCGTGACACGCGGCCTACGTAACAGTCAGCTTCAGCTCAAACCTGGAAAAACTCAGCAATGGTGGCTACATGGCTTGCGCAGGCACACTTCCTGGCATCAGGGACATCTTCGCCAACCTGAAACAAAACAAGAACTGGGgttttgtatgtttgtttggACTGTTTCCATTGGTGGTTTAATCACGGATGGTGAAATATCTTGGAAACGTACAGGATGTGTGCTGATTACATTTGTCAGTGTGGTGTTGCCGGCCGTAGGATAATGGAGCAGCTTACCCAGTTGATGAGGATGTAGTGGGGCAGGGCGGCCGTGGGCTCCTTCAGGCTGCAGAAGCCGTACATGATGCAGGAGTTGTCAAAGGTGTTCGTGATCTCTGCAAGTCCCCCATCTGTCCAGGCCCAGAGGCGAGAAAGTTCTAGAAACGAGCTGAAAGTGCCCCTCACCCCACTCCCAGCCCACCCGCTGAATTTACATGAAACTGTCAAATTgacccattttttttctgaagagcGTCACACGGAGACGTTAAAGCAGACAGCACTACATTAAAAAGTGCTTCTATTTATAGCATCACTTAGTCACCGCCATGATGTATCACCAGTGATTTCATAACgtatacgtacacacacatcataaaaaATTCTGCTCAAGGCCAACTTATTACAAAAAGGGATCTTAGCCTAAATAAGACCCGGTAAAGACAGAATACTGCAATTAAGTAAAGGGAGAAgagatttaaatttttatttaatttttatttttattttctacaaAAGGCATAGCACATGCAGAGTGTTCACGTggaaataaacagattaaaaaaaagaaagcactgcttgctagttatctgtatctagGCTAGGTGGAACCAGCCATACAGATATTTGGTGTGCAATTATactttttgatttttaaaaacagagctTAGGATGGGAGGAGCCAATGGGACACCCttatttctccttctggacAACACCCTCTTGTCAGTACATCACACATACAGCTTTTGCCCAAAGGTTATAGTCATCTGACGATCACATCCAGTACCAAGAATTCCCAAAGTGCTACATATATTGCACCTGGCAGATATTGCCCATACCCCTGACAGCATTTCCCCTTTCCATAATAATTCTTCATGAACTGAAAACGAATTGTTTCctgacttaataaaaaaaaagactctttaTAATCTCTTAACCCTGATGGCAGGcctttattgtaaaaaaaaaaaatgacagggtCCTTTTTGCTCATTAAATGGGTTCCACAGAGGGCCCGTCTCCACACCTTTTTCATTCCTGATTTGGTCGGACAAAACTGGGTGTGCAACTGGGAAAATGTCACGGGAATTTAAAAGTGACTGTAAGTCATTATTTTCACCCAAGTTGCATAACACTGGACACACAATACTTTGTGTACAAATTGTGCAATGTCCATGCATCCAGTTTTCGGCATACTTACTATTACttattactactattacttACCTGCTACTATCAGACACGGTTCATGAAATATCTTTTTAAAAGAGAACATCAGGCAACAACGTTGACCTACCTCCTGATGAGCCCACTGTCAGGTCATTGGCGTCTCCTCCTTCGTATGTGTACAAGGCCCTGGGGGACAGAAGAAAGACACGTAAGCTAGTGCTAGCCAATAAGCATTGTGTCACAGATTATCTCCCTTCGTGGATTGTAAGGACTGGATTGTAAGCATGACCCATCACAAGCACGTACAGACTTAGACTTAAGGATGTGCCATCTTACTTGTCCAATCATGTTTTAGTGCAAGAcacaaaaacaatgcaaaaataatacaaaagtaATGAACTAAAAGTTTCAAGATGTCATCTAAGAGCCACTGCAGCAGATCTATTATATCTAGTTTTTCAGTAAAAGGAGCAAGAGTCCTGACCACTCAAATGAACAAGTAAATCAATGATGAATGACTGGTGCAGTCGGGGATATggatttctttttaataaatgttaccACTGGCCTAAAGTAAATGCCAATGCGACGCAATCACGAGCATGACTCCCTGATGGGGGGTCTAGCCCACCCCACAGGCTCCTTCATTGCTGGTGTTTGGCCTTGGCATGAAACGTAGGCAGGCTGGTGAGAACGGGTTGGTGTGGATGATAAAGATGGCAGCTTCAACAGCGGTTGCACTGGGCAActgtaaaacaatgaaatttGGTTCAAAAAGCAGTAGGCCGTGGGTGGTGTATTCCACAGCTGACAACAGACAAGACGTTTTTAGAAGGACCCTGCTATGCCTAAAAAAGAGGTCCAACTACACATGACACAGTCGTAATGAAGCAAAAGTGGTGAAAGAGTCAATGTCAAAgctgaatataattttttaaaatcaaaatcGCAATTGAGTAATATATGTTTTGCACTGTACTTAATATAGGAATTGGAAGCAACTATATAGAATACAGGTACGGTGTAGAGTTCtgtacaaattaaaatatagatatttcGCAGCCCTAGTGCCACTAGTACCTTGAAAAGGTACaattttttgtatgtgtgcatgcagatgTGTTAAGAGTGTCGGCATGCCTGATCCTGTACTCTATACTCATTAATCAAACCCAATAATCAGCTTTGGCTGATGACAGGCTGCCGTACGCCCGCTGGACGGAGGGAGGAAACGCCACTTAGAGGACAGATGTCACCAGCTGCTGACAGTAACCCAGTGTGTTACtactttctttgtgtgcactggACAATTGACTGGAATGTCTTGCCTTCTTTAAAGGAAAACACATTTACTATTCACAAACTTCACAAACTTTTATGAAACAAAATGGGTCATAtgtttactttttacatttacagcatttagctgGCACTCTCATCCGAAcgtaaaatcagtagttaccgggacagtccccccagagacactcagggttaagtgtcttgctcagggacaccacggtagtaagttgggttgaaacctgggtcttctggttcataggccagtgtgtcacccactaggctcctagcACGTTTGCAAGAGCTCTGGGACCTGCTTGGAGCTGTGGCTGCTTTG
The window above is part of the Denticeps clupeoides chromosome 6, fDenClu1.1, whole genome shotgun sequence genome. Proteins encoded here:
- the dbn1 gene encoding drebrin isoform X2; this encodes MAVNLSKNRLALLTAYQDVINESTSTDWALYTYEGGDANDLTVGSSGDGGLAEITNTFDNSCIMYGFCSLKEPTAALPHYILINWVGEDVPDARKCACASHVATIAEFFQGVGVIINASSMEDIDPSAIGQRLTNGTVPVASPVLSRLHVRDEGTTYQKTNAEIEMKKINREEFWEQAKREEELRKEEEKRKAAEERQRFEEERMELERKEQEDRERRYRERERQIEEHRKKMQEEEEAKDRTRGQPQILKTEPSHDDPTLEKKESEVEEAAAIIAQRTENPREFFKLREKAGSISKSDNSPGPPHRAGRLDSPFLKQQHSPCEPSPPPTRAAPPVRPQPGLPDDVIDEISERNMTPVSPIPKIVTTPFQEDTDDASPKDWEPEPKQRTPVQESTPPRPVQSVAPQIREEEPVATETDNLLDLWESSPAPASAPSHAPHIMDLMEDLPVAEPAIPSSNLPRPLLSFDETPDPPVSSFMAEDDPASLVDVAGPDQMTLSYQQALEHASGSDSQDMDDGQLLMTNGDSLLKEGTQASEGYFSQSQEEEFGQSDECSAKVNPTPVFYNKPPEIDITCWDTDPVLEDDD
- the dbn1 gene encoding drebrin isoform X3 is translated as MAVNLSKNRLALLTAYQDVINESTSTDWALYTYEGGDANDLTVGSSGDGGLAEITNTFDNSCIMYGFCSLKEPTAALPHYILINWVGEDVPDARKCACASHVATIAEFFQGVGVIINASSMEDIDPSAIGQRLTNGTVPVASPVLSRLHVRDEVTSEHVGTTYQKTNAEIEMKKINREEFWEQAKREEELRKEEEKRKAAEERQRFEEERMELERKEQEDRERRYRERERQIEEHRKKMQEEEEAKDRTRGQPQILKTEPSHDDPTLEKKESEVEEAAAIIAQRTENPREFFKLREKAGSISKSDNSPGPPHRAGRLDSPFLKQQHSPCEPSPPPTRAAPPVRPQPGLPERNMTPVSPIPKIVTTPFQEDTDDASPKDWEPEPKQRTPVQESTPPRPVQSVAPQIREEEPVATETDNLLDLWESSPAPASAPSHAPHIMDLMEDLPVAEPAIPSSNLPRPLLSFDETPDPPVSSFMAEDDPASLVDVAGPDQMTLSYQQALEHASGSDSQDMDDGQLLMTNGDSLLKEGTQASEGYFSQSQEEEFGQSDECSAKVNPTPVFYNKPPEIDITCWDTDPVLEDDD
- the dbn1 gene encoding drebrin isoform X1; this encodes MAVNLSKNRLALLTAYQDVINESTSTDWALYTYEGGDANDLTVGSSGDGGLAEITNTFDNSCIMYGFCSLKEPTAALPHYILINWVGEDVPDARKCACASHVATIAEFFQGVGVIINASSMEDIDPSAIGQRLTNGTVPVASPVLSRLHVRDEVTSEHVGTTYQKTNAEIEMKKINREEFWEQAKREEELRKEEEKRKAAEERQRFEEERMELERKEQEDRERRYRERERQIEEHRKKMQEEEEAKDRTRGQPQILKTEPSHDDPTLEKKESEVEEAAAIIAQRTENPREFFKLREKAGSISKSDNSPGPPHRAGRLDSPFLKQQHSPCEPSPPPTRAAPPVRPQPGLPDDVIDEISERNMTPVSPIPKIVTTPFQEDTDDASPKDWEPEPKQRTPVQESTPPRPVQSVAPQIREEEPVATETDNLLDLWESSPAPASAPSHAPHIMDLMEDLPVAEPAIPSSNLPRPLLSFDETPDPPVSSFMAEDDPASLVDVAGPDQMTLSYQQALEHASGSDSQDMDDGQLLMTNGDSLLKEGTQASEGYFSQSQEEEFGQSDECSAKVNPTPVFYNKPPEIDITCWDTDPVLEDDD
- the dbn1 gene encoding drebrin isoform X4; this encodes MAVNLSKNRLALLTAYQDVINESTSTDWALYTYEGGDANDLTVGSSGDGGLAEITNTFDNSCIMYGFCSLKEPTAALPHYILINWVGEDVPDARKCACASHVATIAEFFQGVGVIINASSMEDIDPSAIGQRLTNGTVPVASPVLSRLHVRDEVTSEHVGTTYQKTNAEIEMKKINREEFWEQAKREEELRKEEEKRKAAEERQRFEEERMELERKEQEDRERRYRERERQIEEHRKKMQEEEEAKDRTRGQPQILKTEPSHDDPTLEKKESEVEEAAAIIAQRTENPREFFKLREKAGSISKSDNSPGPPHRADDVIDEISERNMTPVSPIPKIVTTPFQEDTDDASPKDWEPEPKQRTPVQESTPPRPVQSVAPQIREEEPVATETDNLLDLWESSPAPASAPSHAPHIMDLMEDLPVAEPAIPSSNLPRPLLSFDETPDPPVSSFMAEDDPASLVDVAGPDQMTLSYQQALEHASGSDSQDMDDGQLLMTNGDSLLKEGTQASEGYFSQSQEEEFGQSDECSAKVNPTPVFYNKPPEIDITCWDTDPVLEDDD